The DNA segment CCCGTGGCCAGCGTCAGCCCGTCCAGGCTGATCATCGTGTCCCGGCCCCAGTCCGTGAACCACGGGTAGCCCGCGATGACGCTCCTCGCGTCCAGTCCCATCGACCGCGCCCATGCGGCGTCCGCCGGCCGGGGCGGATCAATGATGAACTGGTCCGCCGCCAGCACCAGCCGCGCCGGCACCCCGGACCGCCCATGCTCCGGGGCCTGCTCCAGCAGACGCTGCTGCCGCAGCAGCTCCCGCTCGAAGACCTCCGAGGGCTTGCGCTCCAGCAGGTGCACCGGCGGCTCCGTCGTGAGCCCGAGGTGCAGCGTGCCCCCGGGCTTCAGCGTCGCGGTGAAGTAGCCCGGCGAGTGCTGCACCTCCGTGAAGTCATACCCGCGCGCCTTCTCCAGCCGCAGGTGCTGCGGCTTCGACGTCTCCGCCAGGCTCACGAACGGCGTGGGCCCCTCTGAATACAGCCGCATCCGCTGCAAGGGACCGTCCTCGCCGTTGCGCAGCTCCACCAGCGGGCCGCGCAGCGTGACGATGGGCGCTCCCGCGTCCTTCAACAGCGGCCCGTCGTGCGGGCGCAGCACCGGGAACGGCCGCAGGTGCAGCGTCACCTCCGGGCCGGACAGGTGCTGCCACTCGAGGAACACCGTGTCCTCGCCGTGCACCATCACGTAGCGCCGGCGCAGCCGCGCCCCTCCCACCGCGAACTCCCAGACGGGAATCAGCCCCTCCAGGTGGAAGTGCCGCAGGTGCCTGGCACCTTCCTCCTGCGCGCCTCCATCCGCGTGCTCCTCGGAGGTGAGCCGGTAGCGCGCTCCGTCCACCAGCGCCACCTCCTCCATGCGCGCCATCAGCACCGTGCGGCCCAGCTTCTCCACGGTGGGGATGAACAGGCCGTGGTAGCGGCGCGTGTTGCAGCCCACCACCGTGCTGGAGGCGTAGCCCCCCCGGCCGTTGGTCAGGAGCCACTCGTGGTTCACGCCGGTGCGGAATTCGGCGCCGTCCGGGAAGTCGAACGACAGACGGGGCAGCGCAGGGGCAGGTGCGTTCACGCTTGGGTCTCCTCCTCGCGCCTCGATGCGAGCGCGCTCTGTCCATCCCAACATCAGCCGACCGGTCGTTCGTGCCCAGGTGGAAGCGCACCGGCCGCCCGCCTTCCTGCCCGCTGGGGGTGAACCCCAAGTCCCCACTTGGGCGAAATCAAGCGGGGAGGGTAGGAAGGAGGAGAGGCCAGCCGAACGGGCAGGCCCTCGGCGCGGCCGGGAGCGCGCCGGACCCCCGTCCCGGGAACCCTTGCGACCCACTCCCCGGGACCGCACCTCAGCCTGAGCGATTTTCCGAGGAGACACGGCGTGGCCATCGTGAAGTCAGCGGGCATCAGCGGCCGGCAGCACGGGCTGGCCGAACAGGTGTTCTCCCGCGCCGCCGGTGCGCCGCTCGTGTCGGGCAACGACGTGCAGTTGCTGCGCGACGCGCGTGAGAACTACCCCGCGTGGCTGCGCGCCATCCAGCAGGCAGAGCGCTCCATCCTCTTCGAGAACTACATCATTGAAGACGACGAGGTGGGCCGCAGCTTCGCGGAGGCGCTGGCCGCCCGCGCTCGCGACGGCGTGCAGGTGCGCGTCCTCTATGACTGGCTGGGCTGCCAGGGCACTGCGTCCCGTCATTACTGGCGCTCCCTTCGCGACGCGGGCGTGGAGGTGCGCTGCTTCAATCCCTTCCAGTTCGACCGGCCCCTGGCGTGGCTGGGCCGCAACCACCGCAAGACGCTCACCGTGGACGGCGAGGTGGGCTTCGTCTCCGGCCTGTGCGTCAGCCACAAGTGGGTGGGGGACGCGCAGAAGGGCGTGGCCCCGTGGCGCGACACCGGCCTGGAGATCCGCGGCCCCGCCGTGGCGGACCTCGTGCGCGCCTTCGCCCAGGGGTGGAGCACCGTGGGGCCTCCTCTGGATGAGGAGGGCTGCCTGTCCGCTCGCGCCTCCACGCCCATGGGCGACGTGAACCTGCGCGTGGTGGCCGGCGTGCCCTGGAGCGCGGGCCTGTTCCGCGTGGACCAGCTCATCGCGTCGCTCGCGCGCAAGCGGCTGTGGCTCACCGACGCGTACTTCGTGGGCACCGCCACCTATGTCCAGGCGCTCCGGGCCGCGTCGCGCGACGGCGTGGACGTGCGGCTGCTCGTGCCCGGCAGCAGCGACATCCCCGCGCTTCGCCCGCTCACCCAGGCCGGCTACCGCCCCCTGCTGGAGGCCGGCATCCGCGTCTATGAATGGAATGGCACCATGCTCCACGCCAAGACGGCCGTGGCGGATGGCACCTGGGCGCGCGTCGGTTCCTCCAACCTCAACCCCGCCAGCTGGCTGGGAAACTCGGAAATCGACGTCGCCGTGGAGGACGCCCCCTTCGCCCTGCGCATGGAGGCCATGTACCTCCAGGACCTGGAGCACGCGACGGAGGTGGTGCTCAGCGGCAAGGCGCGGCGCCTGCGTGCCTCGCCGCCACTGCCGCGCTCGCAGCGGGGCGCTCCCGGACGGCGGGGCCGCATGAGCCGCGCGGCCGCGGGCGCGGTGCGCCTGGGCAACACCGTGGGCGCCGCCGTCACCAACCACCGCGAGCTGGGCCGCACCGAGTCCAAGGTCGTCTTCGGCGCGGGCGTGGTGCCCCTGGCGCTCGCGGGCGTGGCGCTCTACTGGCCCCACGCCGTGGCCGTGCCAGTGGCGCTCATCTCCGCGTGGGCCGGCATCGCCCTGTGGAGCCGCGCCGTGCGCCTGCGCCGCCAGGAGGCCCAGGGCACCGCGCAGCAGCCGCTGCCGGAGCAGGAGGTGCCGCCGCGGCCTGGCGAAGCCCCGCGCGCCCTGCCGGAAGCACCCGCGCCCCGCGCGCCGGAAGCCGGGCCGCACCAGCCCTGAAGAAGAGGGCAGGGCCCGGACATGATAAGGGCCCACGGGCCGGGAGCGGGGGAGGGCTGTTCCTCCCACTTCGCTGATCCGGCCCGAAGGCCCGTGAATCCTTACAGCGTTTCAGCCTGTCAGTGCGCGCGGCGCTACGCCTGCTTCGCCACGCCCGCGGGCTCCGCCGCCTTGCCATTCAAGAGCGAGCTGCCCCCGTACAGGGCCAGGCCGACCATGCCCAGCACGCCCGCTTCGACGCCGTTGCCCAGCGAGGCCCCCATCAGCCCCACGATGCTGGTTCCGAGCATGAAGACCACCCCCACCGCCCCTGCCACCTTGCCCATCCGCTGTCCCCCTCTGGACTGAATTGGACCCCTGAACCACTACCGCTGTCCGACGCCCAAACCCTTATCAAGACGCGTGCCAGCGCATTGGCACGGGGGGCCCAGAGGGAGTGCGAGATGAAGTGGAAGGTGGGGGCCGCACGTTGGGCAATCCTCTTCCACCCCGTGGAAGCGATCGGCAGAAAGCACAGGGGAGAACACCGGGGTGGGACCGGAATTTTTCCCGGATGCGCCCATGTGCGCCTGATGTGGCACGCCGTAACCCACCGAGTTCCAAGGGTTTTCCCTCCCCCCTGCCGCTGGCACACGCGCTGCTAAGAGCCTCCGCCAGAAGCGAGCCGCCCAGCCCTTCAGGGCGTGTGAACGGTGGCCCGCGCGGACATCAGTGAACGAAGGAGAGCGGAAGATGGGAATGCGGCGCACGGGGTTCTGGACGGTGATGGGGATGCTCCTCCTGTCGGGTTGTGCTCACCAGCAGACGCTGAAGGTCGACAACGCGGAGCAGCCCTACCGCATCGGCCGCGAGGACGTGCTCGACGTGAGCGTGTGGCGGGACCAGGAGCTGTCGCGCACGGTGCCCGTGCGCCCCGACGGCTTCATCTCCATCCCGATGGTGGGTGAGATCCAGGCCGCGGGCAAGACGCCCACGGAGCTGGCGGAGACGCTCAAGTCGGGCCTCCAGGCGTATGTGCAGGAGCCGCGCGTGACGGTCATCGTCCGCGAGGTCAACAGCAGCCGCGTCTTCGTGACGGGCGAAGTGGCCCACCCGGGCGCCTACCCGCTGCGCGGCCGCGTGTCGCTGCTGCAGGCCATCGCGCTGGCGGGCGGCTTCACGGACTTCGCGAACTCCGACGGCATCGTCGTCATCCGCACGGACGGCAAGGGCGGGCAGATCCCGGTGCGCTACAGCGACCTGGTCTCCCCCGACGGCGAGAACGTCATCCTGCGGCCGGGTGACACCGTCGTCGTCCCGTGAAGCGGGACGGGCGCGAAGACCTCAAAGACAGACATCCGGAAGCAACGAACGTGGGCGTGGGTATGGACGGGAGGGCGGCGGTGAGGGGCAACTGGAAGCGGGCAGTGATTGCAGGCTGTCTCATCGCCGCGCCGGCCGCGCAGGCGGCCACCATCCTGGAGCCGCGACTGCGCCTGACGGCGGAGGAGCGCTTCGACAACGACATCCGGCTGGGGTCGGGCGGCACCAACGGGCAGTTCATGACGAAGCTGTCCCCGCGGCTGGGCCTGGACGTGAAGAACGAGCAGCTGACGTTCGACTCGTTCTACGCCACGGACCTGCTCGCGCGGCACGGCTCCGGCAAGACGACGGTGGACCACCGCGCGGGCGTGGGCTTCCGGGACGTGCTGTCCCGGCGGCTGCGGCTGGACGCCAGCGCGAAGGTGTTCCGCGTCACCGACCCGACGTCGCTGCCGCGTGACGGCCTGGCGCGCTCCACGGCGCCCACCTTCTACGCGACGACGAAGGTGGGGCTCACGGGGCGCGTCACGGAGCGCATGGACGTGCGTGCCGGCTACGCGTTCGAAGCGACGCGCATCATCGAGCCGGGACGGGTGGCGGGCTACTCGCACACCCCGTCGGTGGAGCTGTGGTACCGCTCCACGCGCCGGCTGTCCCTGGGCGCCGAGTACCGCTACCAGGGCTTCCTGTACGACGGCGACTACAGCCAGGCGCACGGCGCTGCCGCGGCCCTGCGCTACCGGCTGACGCGGCCCACCACGCTCACCCTCCGGGGCGGGCCGGTGCGCTACCTGCCGTCGGACGCGACGCGTGGCGGGTGGCTGCCCCGCGTGGCGCTGGAGGTGATGCGCGAGGGCGAGCGCAGCGATTTCGGCTTCTCCATGGGGCACGACCTCGTGGGTGCCAGCGGTTTTTCCGGCGCGGTGTGGGCGGACTACGCGTCGGTGATGGGAGCGCACCGTTTCACGCAGAAGCTGTCGGCCTTCGGGGCGGCCAGCTTCTTCCGCAACGGGCGGGCTCCCGGTGAGAACTACACGGAGTGGCGCAACACCACGAACGTGTCGCAGGGCTATGCGGTGGGTGGAGGCGTCGAGTACCGGCTGAGCCGGAAGCTGGCGCTGCAGGGGGCGTTCGACCGCATCGCGCAGGTGGGTGCGGCGGATGTCGCTGGGGCGGGGGACCTGACACGCAACGTGTTCGCCCTCCGTCTGGTCATGACAGCTTGGTAGGCAACTTTCGGGAGTTCAAGGTGGAGGAGCGGATCATGGAGCGTGGGATGACGGCGGACCAGTTGCTTTCGGCCCTGTGGCGCCGCAAGGCCCTGGTGGGGGCGATCGCTGCAGCAATCTTCGTGTTGGGCGCGGCCATCGTGATGACCCGTCCGAGCATTTATGAAGCGTCCGTGGTGGTGCGTGTGGAGCCGCAGCGCCCCGGTGAGGAGATGGTCCAGCGCACGGTGAGCGAGCTCATCGAGCAGCGCCTGGTCACCGTCCGCCAGGAGCTCTTGGCGCGGCCGGTGCTCCAGAAGGCCATCGAGGAGATGAACCTCTACCCGGAGCTCGTGTCCGATAAGGGCATCGAGGCGGCGGTCGAGCAGATGCGCAAGGACCTCACGGTGCGCGTCGAGGGTGAGACGGCCTTCGAGCTCACCTACGCGGGCCGCGACCCGCAGGTGGTGGCGCAGGTGGCCAACCGCCTGCCGGCCATCTTCTCCGAGGAGACGCTGAAGATCCGCCAGGCGCAGGCGGCCCGCGCCACCGACCTCTTCACCGAGGAGATGGTCGGCATGGGCAAGGCCGTGTCCTCCTGGGAGAGCAAGATCGCCCAGTTCAAGGTGGCCCACCTGGGTGAGCTGCCCGAGCAGATGGAGATGAACATGCGCGGCCTGGAGCGCATCAGCGCCCAGCTGCAGACGAAGTCCGAGGAGCTGCGCTCCGCCGAAGCGCGCCGCTCCGACCTGGCCCGGGCCCGCAACGCCGCGGACAGCGAGGCCGGCCGCCTGGAGGCCACGGAGAGCGGCCTGTCCCGCACCCTCACGCAGGCCAAGACGCAGTGGACCCCGGACCACCCGGAAGTGAAGCGGATGGAGCGCGAGCTGGGTGACATCAGCGCCCAGCGCAAGGACGCGGAAGGCCGCATGTACGCCGAGCGCAACGAGCGCACCCGCGTGGCGCAGCTCATCACCAACATCCAGAAGGACATCGTGGACCTCCAGAAGCAGGCCGAGGCGTACCAGGCGCGGCTGAACAACACCCCGCGCTGGGCCCAGGAGCTGGCGGTCATGAACCGGGACTACGAGATCGCCCGCACCAAGTACCAGAGCGTGGTGAGCCGCAAGGTGGAGGCGGAGATCGCCCAGGAGCTGGAGGCCAAGAGCGCCAAGAGCCTGTTCAACGTCATCTCGCCCGCCGGGGTGCCTTCCTCCCCGGCCCGCCCGGACCGCATGAGCGGCCTGCTCATCGCCGCCCTGGTGGCCCTGGCCCTGGGTGTCCTCACCGGCACCGTGCTCGAGATGCGCGATGACAGCCTGCGCGATGGTACCGAGGTCCGGGAGCGCATCACCCTGCCGGTCCTTGCGGTGGTCCCGAACATGCAAGGCAAGACGGAGAAGCGGGTCCTGATGCCCATGGCTGGGAGCAAGAACAGCGTCTCCTCGCCCACGACCCTGAATTAATTGCCGACCCTCTACGGAAAGGATTGGAGAACTCAGATGGATTCGACGATGGAGCGGGCCGGAAACTTCCTCCCCCGCGTGGATGACAGCGCGACGTCCAGCAACGCAGTGGACCGCCGGGTGGT comes from the Corallococcus macrosporus genome and includes:
- a CDS encoding amylo-alpha-1,6-glucosidase, with product MNAPAPALPRLSFDFPDGAEFRTGVNHEWLLTNGRGGYASSTVVGCNTRRYHGLFIPTVEKLGRTVLMARMEEVALVDGARYRLTSEEHADGGAQEEGARHLRHFHLEGLIPVWEFAVGGARLRRRYVMVHGEDTVFLEWQHLSGPEVTLHLRPFPVLRPHDGPLLKDAGAPIVTLRGPLVELRNGEDGPLQRMRLYSEGPTPFVSLAETSKPQHLRLEKARGYDFTEVQHSPGYFTATLKPGGTLHLGLTTEPPVHLLERKPSEVFERELLRQQRLLEQAPEHGRSGVPARLVLAADQFIIDPPRPADAAWARSMGLDARSVIAGYPWFTDWGRDTMISLDGLTLATGRYREAAAILRTFQRYVRDGLIPNYFPDGENEGVYHTADATLWFFHAVDRYLEETGDEALLRELFPTLRDIVAHHQKGTRFHIGVDPADGLLRQGQEGYQLTWMDAKVDGWVVTPRRGKAVEINALWFNALRLMADWAERLGQDAGPYRSAAERAQVSFNQRFWNEAGGCLYDVVDGEDGREDASVRPNQVFAISLKHPVLKRERWARVLEVVRRELVTPVGLRSLAPGSQDYKPTYDGDLRTRDAAYHQGTVWGWLMGHYVDATLKVAPDLKAARALLSGMEVHLSHAGIGQISEIFDATEPYRPRGCFAQAWSVAEALRVFSKTNVG
- a CDS encoding phospholipase D-like domain-containing protein, translating into MAIVKSAGISGRQHGLAEQVFSRAAGAPLVSGNDVQLLRDARENYPAWLRAIQQAERSILFENYIIEDDEVGRSFAEALAARARDGVQVRVLYDWLGCQGTASRHYWRSLRDAGVEVRCFNPFQFDRPLAWLGRNHRKTLTVDGEVGFVSGLCVSHKWVGDAQKGVAPWRDTGLEIRGPAVADLVRAFAQGWSTVGPPLDEEGCLSARASTPMGDVNLRVVAGVPWSAGLFRVDQLIASLARKRLWLTDAYFVGTATYVQALRAASRDGVDVRLLVPGSSDIPALRPLTQAGYRPLLEAGIRVYEWNGTMLHAKTAVADGTWARVGSSNLNPASWLGNSEIDVAVEDAPFALRMEAMYLQDLEHATEVVLSGKARRLRASPPLPRSQRGAPGRRGRMSRAAAGAVRLGNTVGAAVTNHRELGRTESKVVFGAGVVPLALAGVALYWPHAVAVPVALISAWAGIALWSRAVRLRRQEAQGTAQQPLPEQEVPPRPGEAPRALPEAPAPRAPEAGPHQP
- a CDS encoding polysaccharide biosynthesis/export family protein, with amino-acid sequence MGMRRTGFWTVMGMLLLSGCAHQQTLKVDNAEQPYRIGREDVLDVSVWRDQELSRTVPVRPDGFISIPMVGEIQAAGKTPTELAETLKSGLQAYVQEPRVTVIVREVNSSRVFVTGEVAHPGAYPLRGRVSLLQAIALAGGFTDFANSDGIVVIRTDGKGGQIPVRYSDLVSPDGENVILRPGDTVVVP
- a CDS encoding GumC family protein, which gives rise to MERGMTADQLLSALWRRKALVGAIAAAIFVLGAAIVMTRPSIYEASVVVRVEPQRPGEEMVQRTVSELIEQRLVTVRQELLARPVLQKAIEEMNLYPELVSDKGIEAAVEQMRKDLTVRVEGETAFELTYAGRDPQVVAQVANRLPAIFSEETLKIRQAQAARATDLFTEEMVGMGKAVSSWESKIAQFKVAHLGELPEQMEMNMRGLERISAQLQTKSEELRSAEARRSDLARARNAADSEAGRLEATESGLSRTLTQAKTQWTPDHPEVKRMERELGDISAQRKDAEGRMYAERNERTRVAQLITNIQKDIVDLQKQAEAYQARLNNTPRWAQELAVMNRDYEIARTKYQSVVSRKVEAEIAQELEAKSAKSLFNVISPAGVPSSPARPDRMSGLLIAALVALALGVLTGTVLEMRDDSLRDGTEVRERITLPVLAVVPNMQGKTEKRVLMPMAGSKNSVSSPTTLN